AATCCATTGGGGGCGTGATCGGCGCGCCGCTTGAGAATCACAAGTTTTATCACGACCTGACGGTGGATCGGTTATGGCCGGAGACGGTCGGAGCCAACGACGATCTGGACATTCAGATTGTGTGGCTGGAGGCGATGCAGGAGCGTGGCGTGCATTTGACGGCGCGGGACCTGGCTGAGTTCTGGCAGGATCGGTGTTTCTACAATTTTCTGGACTATGGTTACTTTCTGTACAACTATCAGCGTGGGATTGGACCGCCGCTGTCGGGGACGTGGAACAATCGGTTTTTCGAGGAATCGGAGGGGTGTCCGATTCGCAGCGAGATCTGGGGGTTTGTGTGTCCGGGGAATCCGCGGCTGGCGGCGGAGCTGGCCCGGCTTGACGGTCAACTCGATCACGGCGGGTTGAGCGTTGAGATTGAGATGGTTCAATCGGCGGCGGCGGCGCAGGCGTTTGTGTGCGACGATTTGGAGAGGGTTCTGGCGGCGGGTCTTTCGGTGCTGCCGGCTGGGAGTCGATTGCCGGCGGTGGTGTCGCGGGTTCGGGGGATCTGCGCGGGTCACCGCGATCCGTACGCGGCGTGGCGGCTGATCATCCGGGAGTACGGCGACCGGGACAGTTCGAAGGCGATCACGAATTTCGCGCTGGTTTTGATGGCGCTTTTTTTGGGCGGAGGCGATTTTCGGCAGACGACGCTGTTGTGCGCCAACGGCGGCTGGGATACGGACTGCACAGCGGCCACGGCGTGTGCGCTGCTGGCGGTCATGCTGGGCACGGAGGGACTGCCTTCGGAGTGGGTGGAGAGACTGGACAACAAGTTGATCTCCGACCTGAACGTTCGGCACAAGAATGCGCTGCTGGTCGATTTTGCGGAGGAGACGTGTCGGGTGGGCGTGGAGATGGCGGCGGCCCGGAATCCGCTGATCGAGCTCACGGGGGCTCCCGCGGTCACGGTCCGCCCGGCGCCGCGGGCGGCGGTGGGTATTGAGGTGGAGTATCCCGCTGATCCGGTTCTTTGGCGTGAGCGAGCGACGCCGGTCCGGCTGATCGTGCGCAACCCGCTATCGGGTCCGGCGGAGGGCGTGCTTCGGTTGACGGCGCCGTCGGAGGTGGTGTGCGACCCGGCTGAGGCGAAGATCGTTGTGCCCGCCAAGGGTCAGCAGGAGCTGACCATCAGCGTCGTGCGGCGTGACGCGGACGGCTGGCTCGCCGACAAGAACCTGTTTGAGGCGCGGTGGATGGAGCGCGGCGGGGAGGAGGTCGCGCGGACGTTCGGGTTGGGCGGGGCCCGTCAGTGGCAGGTCTACGGTCCGTACTGGGACGCGTGGGATCGGACGCGGACTCCGGTATGCCCGTACTACAATGAGACGACGCGGTGCCACCCTCACCGTGCCAATTGCGCCGCGGACTCCTACACGCACTATGTCCAGCTTGACCGTCCGTACCTCGATGAATCGCGGTTGGTCCATGAGGACATTCCCTCGGAGCTGCCGCTTTGCCTTGAGGCGGCGGAGGATCGGATCACGGCCAGCCAGCTCGGGGGATTCGTCGGTCCGGCTGTGTATTATTTCGTCCGCACGTTCCGGGCATGCGGGCCGCTGGGCGATTTTTCGCTTGCGTTTGGGCGTGTCGGACCGCTGAGGGTGTGGATCGACGGCGAGGAAGCGGCTGCGCATGAGGGGTTTCGTCCCTGGTGTCCGGTTGAGTTCGCCGAGATGATCGGGGTGAAGCTGGACGGCCATCCTCGGCGGCTGGTCGTCAAAGCCCTTCGCCTGACGGATGCTTTTACGTTCAGTCTCATGGTTCTGGGGACCGGCGACCCGGAGCGCAAGCGGGGCATTTCGTGGATGCACGACGGGCTGGAGGATCGGCCGGTGGGCGAGGCCGGGCGGGGTGAGGCGGTGTAGGGGTTCGGATGGGAGGCGACGGGGTTGGGGTTATCGGCAGGGGAGGTTTATCGGCTGGTGAAGACAGCCGATAGATTATGTGGGGACGGTCCGTCACAGGACACGGATGGTCGGACAGATGATCGACAGACAGCTTGACTATGTTGCGTTCATCGAGGGGGCGGCGTTCGTTTTTCTGGCGGCGTGCGCGTGGTTGCTGCACCGGGACCCCAAGTCGCGGTATCCCTGGGGGTGGTTGGGATTATTCGGACTGACCTGCGGTGTTTGTCACTGGCTGGAGTTGGTGGCGTTGGATATCGGGTCGGCCGCGTCGTTCACGGCGATTCGCGTGGTCTTGATGGTGCTTTCCTTCGTTTTTTTGATCGAATTCGGTCGGTTGGGGACGCAGGTTTTTGGGTGGCGCGTACCGAGTCGGAGGGTGTTCTTTCCGGTGGCGGCGCTGGCGGGTCTGGGGGCGGTGCAGGGGCTTTCGGGTCTTGCGTTCAGCGGTCCGTGCGTGTTCGGCCTAGTGGGCGGATTGTGGAGCATGTGGGCGTTGGTTCGTCTGGCGCGGTCGGAGGGCGCGTCCTCCCGGCCGTTGGCAGCGGTGGGAGTCGGGATGGCGGGTTACGTTCTGGCGAGCGGGATTATCGGACCGGCCGGCGGGCCGGTCACGGTTTTTCAGGTGGATTCGGAGACATTCCAGCGGACGTTGGGAGTTCCGATCGAGTTGGTTCGCGGACTGCTGGCGGTGATGATCGCGGCTGGAGCATGGGGGCACTACCAGGCGTGCGCCGATCGACAGAAGATCAGGGCCGAGCGCGGGAATCTGATCGGCAAGGGCTATCGGCCTCTGCTGGTATTGGCGGGGATCCTGATGGTCGGATGGCTTGCCACGGACTGGGTGAGCCGCAGCGCGGAATGGAGGATGAGGCGCAGCCTGCTGCTTCGGGCCGGCCTGGTGGCGGCGAGCGTGGATGGGGATATGCTCAGGGAATTGTCGGGCTTGTCCACGGACGCGGCCAAGCCGGCATACGCGACGATGAAGCAGTATCTGTATCACCTGCATCAGGCGAACGAGGACTGCCGTTTCCTGTACCTGGTGAATTTCCAGAACGATCATGTGGTGTTCATGGTGGATTCCGAGCCGTCGGATTCGCCGGACTGCTCGCCGGCGGGGCAGGAGTATACGGAGGCGGCGGCGGGCTTGGCGGGGCTGTTCGGGGGGGGGCCGTCGACGGTGGAAGGTCCGTATACGGACCGATGGGGCACGTGGGTTTCGGCGTTCGTTCCGGTGGTTCGGCCGGGCGAACCGCCGGTGGCGTTGGGGATGGACGTTTGCGCCGATGACTGGCGTGGGATGACGGGGGCGATTCGCCTGACGGCGATGGTGACGACGCTGCTGATCAGCGTGTTGTGGACGGCGTTTTTCGTGGGCCATGGCAAGATGGTGGAGGCGGCGACGCGGATTCGTGCGTCGGAGAAGCAGTATCGGAGTCTGATCGAGGCGTCGTCGAGCTGGATTTCGCTGTGCGATTCGAGCGGCCGGCTTGAGACGATCAACGGGAGCGGCCTGTCGGCGCTAGGCCGATCGGAATCGGAGGTTCTGGGCCGATCGCTGATTGAGCTTTGGCCCGCGGAGGCGCAGGACCAGGTGAGGCAGTCGGTGTTGCAGGTGCGTTCGGGTCAGCGGGCGCCGTTCGAGGTGGGGTATCGTTCGCCGGCGGGCGAGGAGACGATATTCGAGGGGATGCTGAATCCGATTTTGAACGAGGCGGGCCAGGTCTACTCGTTCATGGTGCTGCTGCGGGATATCACGGCGAGCAAGCGGATCGAGGAGGAGCAGGCGCGACGGTTGCGGCGGATCGAAGTGCAGCAGCAGAGCATTATCAGCATACTGAATCATCCGTCGGTGGTGGGCGCGGAATACGATCAGGCGTTGCAGGTGATTACGGAGGCGGCGGCGCGGGCGGTGAACGTGGCGCGGGTGAGCATCTGGCGGCTTGACGGGGAAGGTCGGGTTCTGCGATGCGAGGACCTGCTGGACATTCAGGCACAATCCCATGTGCGTGGAATGGAGCTGAACGCCGGGGACTATCCGCGATACTTCGAGGCCCTGGAACTGGGGCGAACGATCAAGGCGGACGACGCGGTCGAACATCCGTACACGCGGGCCCTCGCGGCCGGCTATCTGATTCCGCTTGGGATTGGTTCGCTGCTGGACGCGGCCATTCATCAGAACGGTCGGGTGGTTGGGGTGGCGAGTTTTGAGCAGGTCGGGTCGCGTCGGACGTGGCATGACGACGAAGTGGTGTTCGCGGGCGTGGTGGCGGACCAGGTGGCGCAGTTGCTGACGAATTTGGAGCGGAAGCGTACGGAGCAGGCGTTGCATCGGGCGGCGGCGGCGGCGGAGGCGGCGAATCGGGCCAAGAGCGAGTTTCTGGCGAACATGAGTCACGAGATTCGCACGCCGATGAACGGGGTTCTGGGCATGACGGACCTGGTTCTTCAGAGCGAGCTGAACGAGGAGCAGCGCGAGTGTCTGGAGCTGGTGCAGAGTTCGGCCCAGTCGCTGCTGGCTTTGATCAACCAGCTTCTGGACTTCTCGAAGATCGAGGCGGGCAGGATGGAGTTGGAGCTTCTGAGATTCGATCTGAAGGCCTGCATGCGGGAGACGGTCCAGTTTTACGCACCGCAGGCGAAGGCGAAGGGATTGGATCTGGTGGAGGCCACGGCGTCGGACCTTCCGGCGTGGGTGGAGGGGGACCCGAGTCGGCTGCGTCAGGTGTTGTCGAATCTGATCGGGAACGCGTTGAAGTTCACGGAACGCGGGGAGATTCGCGTCGGGTCGGAAGGGAGGATTGAGGGGGACACGGTGGATCTTCACATCACGGTGGCCGATACGGGGGTCGGCATACCGCAGGACAAGCGGCTTGAGGTGTTCGAGCCGTTCACGCAGGCGGACAATTCGACGACCCGGCGATTTGGCGGGACGGGTTTGGGGTTGAGCATTTCGAGCAAGCTCGTCGGATTGATGGGAGGACGGATCTGGCTGGAGAGCGAAGAGGGGAAGGGCAGCACGTTTCACGTCGCGGTCCGGATGCGTCTGGCGGAGCCGACGCCGGCGTCGGCGTCGGCAGACTCCGGGGAAGCGGTGGCGTCACCATCGGAACAGCCTGGTCTGCGGATTCTGGTGGCGGAGGACCATCCGGTGAATCAGAGGCTCATCGTGCGGATGCTGACGAAATGGCGTCACGAGGTGACGGTGGCGGAAAACGGGGTCAAGGTTCTGGAGGAGCTTGGG
This genomic window from Phycisphaerae bacterium contains:
- a CDS encoding response regulator, which encodes MIDRQLDYVAFIEGAAFVFLAACAWLLHRDPKSRYPWGWLGLFGLTCGVCHWLELVALDIGSAASFTAIRVVLMVLSFVFLIEFGRLGTQVFGWRVPSRRVFFPVAALAGLGAVQGLSGLAFSGPCVFGLVGGLWSMWALVRLARSEGASSRPLAAVGVGMAGYVLASGIIGPAGGPVTVFQVDSETFQRTLGVPIELVRGLLAVMIAAGAWGHYQACADRQKIRAERGNLIGKGYRPLLVLAGILMVGWLATDWVSRSAEWRMRRSLLLRAGLVAASVDGDMLRELSGLSTDAAKPAYATMKQYLYHLHQANEDCRFLYLVNFQNDHVVFMVDSEPSDSPDCSPAGQEYTEAAAGLAGLFGGGPSTVEGPYTDRWGTWVSAFVPVVRPGEPPVALGMDVCADDWRGMTGAIRLTAMVTTLLISVLWTAFFVGHGKMVEAATRIRASEKQYRSLIEASSSWISLCDSSGRLETINGSGLSALGRSESEVLGRSLIELWPAEAQDQVRQSVLQVRSGQRAPFEVGYRSPAGEETIFEGMLNPILNEAGQVYSFMVLLRDITASKRIEEEQARRLRRIEVQQQSIISILNHPSVVGAEYDQALQVITEAAARAVNVARVSIWRLDGEGRVLRCEDLLDIQAQSHVRGMELNAGDYPRYFEALELGRTIKADDAVEHPYTRALAAGYLIPLGIGSLLDAAIHQNGRVVGVASFEQVGSRRTWHDDEVVFAGVVADQVAQLLTNLERKRTEQALHRAAAAAEAANRAKSEFLANMSHEIRTPMNGVLGMTDLVLQSELNEEQRECLELVQSSAQSLLALINQLLDFSKIEAGRMELELLRFDLKACMRETVQFYAPQAKAKGLDLVEATASDLPAWVEGDPSRLRQVLSNLIGNALKFTERGEIRVGSEGRIEGDTVDLHITVADTGVGIPQDKRLEVFEPFTQADNSTTRRFGGTGLGLSISSKLVGLMGGRIWLESEEGKGSTFHVAVRMRLAEPTPASASADSGEAVASPSEQPGLRILVAEDHPVNQRLIVRMLTKWRHEVTVAENGVKVLEELGRSGYDLILMDVHMPEMDGLATARAIRAMEQGTGRHIPILAMTALAMTGDRERCLESGMDDYVSKPIAMDALHRKISEIVVSTAV
- a CDS encoding ADP-ribosylglycohydrolase family protein, producing the protein MTHTLSYERYQDKVLAGWIGKSIGGVIGAPLENHKFYHDLTVDRLWPETVGANDDLDIQIVWLEAMQERGVHLTARDLAEFWQDRCFYNFLDYGYFLYNYQRGIGPPLSGTWNNRFFEESEGCPIRSEIWGFVCPGNPRLAAELARLDGQLDHGGLSVEIEMVQSAAAAQAFVCDDLERVLAAGLSVLPAGSRLPAVVSRVRGICAGHRDPYAAWRLIIREYGDRDSSKAITNFALVLMALFLGGGDFRQTTLLCANGGWDTDCTAATACALLAVMLGTEGLPSEWVERLDNKLISDLNVRHKNALLVDFAEETCRVGVEMAAARNPLIELTGAPAVTVRPAPRAAVGIEVEYPADPVLWRERATPVRLIVRNPLSGPAEGVLRLTAPSEVVCDPAEAKIVVPAKGQQELTISVVRRDADGWLADKNLFEARWMERGGEEVARTFGLGGARQWQVYGPYWDAWDRTRTPVCPYYNETTRCHPHRANCAADSYTHYVQLDRPYLDESRLVHEDIPSELPLCLEAAEDRITASQLGGFVGPAVYYFVRTFRACGPLGDFSLAFGRVGPLRVWIDGEEAAAHEGFRPWCPVEFAEMIGVKLDGHPRRLVVKALRLTDAFTFSLMVLGTGDPERKRGISWMHDGLEDRPVGEAGRGEAV